The proteins below are encoded in one region of Phalacrocorax aristotelis chromosome 13, bGulAri2.1, whole genome shotgun sequence:
- the MAFB gene encoding transcription factor MafB gives MAGELSIGAELPTSPLAMEYVNDFDLMKFDVKKEPLGRNDRSGRHCTRLQPAGSVSSTPISTPCSSVPSSPSFSPTEQKTHLEDLYWMANSYQQMNPEALNLTPEDAVEALIGSHQVSQQLQGFESFRAHHHHHHHHHQHHHQYPAVTHEDLTGSGHPHHHHHHHHQASPTPSTSSSSSQQLQNSHQQHPPSSSVEDRFSDDQLVSMSVRELNRHLRGFTKDEVIRLKQKRRTLKNRGYAQSCRYKRVQQKHHLENEKTQLIQQVEQLKQEVTRLARERDAYKLKCEKLASNGFREAGSTSDNPSSPEFFM, from the coding sequence ATGGCCGGAGAGCTCAGCATCGGAGCCGAGCTGCCCACTAGCCCCCTGGCCATGGAGTATGTCAACGACTTCGACCTGATGAAGTTCGACGTGAAGAAGGAGCCCCTGGGCAGGAACGACCGCTCGGGCAGGCACTGCACCCGCCTGCAGCCCGCCGGCTCCGTCTCCTCCACCCCCATCAGCACCCCCTGCAGCTCCGTGCCCTCCTCGCCCAGCTTCAGCCCCACCGAGCAGAAGACCCACTTGGAGGACCTGTACTGGATGGCCAACAGCTACCAGCAGATGAACCCCGAGGCGCTGAACCTCACCCCAGAGGACGCTGTTGAAGCCCTCATTGGGTCCCACCAGGTGTCCCAGCAGCTGCAAGGCTTTGAGAGCTTCCGggcccaccaccaccaccatcaccaccatcaccaACACCACCACCAGTACCCTGCGGTCACTCACGAAGACCTGACCGGCAGCGGGCaccctcaccaccaccaccaccatcaccaccaggcctctcccactccctccacctcctccagctcctcccagcagctccagaaCTCGCACCAGCAGCATCCCCCCTCCAGCAGCGTGGAGGACCGGTTCTCGGATGACCAGCTGGTCTCCATGTCCGTGAGGGAGCTCAACAGGCACCTCCGAGGCTTCACCAAAGATGAGGTGATCCGCCTCAAGCAGAAGAGGAGGACCTTGAAGAACAGGGGCTATGCCCAGTCCTGCAGGTATAAACGTGTCCAGCAGAAACATCACCTGGAGAACGAAAAGACCCAGCTCATTCAGCAGGTGGAACAGCTCAAGCAAGAAGTGACCCGGCTCGCCAGAGAGAGAGACGCCTACAAGCTCAAGTGTGAGAAACTTGCCAGCAACGGCTTCAGAGAGGCTGGCTCCACCAGTGACAACCCGTCTTCCCCTGAGTTCTTCATGTGA